A portion of the Parasteatoda tepidariorum isolate YZ-2023 chromosome 5, CAS_Ptep_4.0, whole genome shotgun sequence genome contains these proteins:
- the LOC107449341 gene encoding gastrula zinc finger protein XlCGF57.1 has product MSDEILTDNNIGNYSKEKAYSCNLCDKKFSYKSNLHRHVSNHSKEKAYSCSVCDKKFALKNSLTRHISIHSNEKAYSCTICDKKFTERSSLTQHVRIHTKEKPYVCDICDRACTFKGDLISHYRIHTNEKPYSCSICKKRFTQKTNLNQHYRTHTNEKPYSCNICNKGFPRKNYLNSHYLTHSKEKCFSCSLCDKTFKYKRSLTYHSRSHTKD; this is encoded by the coding sequence ATGAGTGATGAAATATTGACAGATAACAATATTGGCAATTACTCTAAGGAAAAAGCTTATTCTTGCAATTtgtgtgataaaaaattttcctataaAAGTAATCTACATCGACATGTCAGCAATCACTCTAAAGAAAAAGCTTATTCATGCAGTGTGtgtgataaaaaatttgctctaaaaaattccttaactcGTCATATTAGTATTCACTCTAACGAAAAAGCTTATTCATGCACtatatgtgataaaaaatttacagagcGAAGTAGTTTGACTCAACATGTTCGTATTCATACAAAAGAGAAGCCTTATGTGTGTGATATATGCGATAGAGCATGCACTTTCAAGGGTGATTTAATTTCTCATTATCGTATTCATACAAATGAAAAGCCTTATTCATGCAGTATCTGTAAAAAAAGGTTCactcaaaaaactaatttaaaccaACATTATCGCACACATACTAATGAGAAACCTTATTCGTGCAACATATGCAATAAAGGATTTCctcgtaaaaattatttaaattctcattACCTTACTCATTCTAAAGAAAAGTGTTTTTCATGTAGTTTGTGtgataaaacattcaaatataaaaggAGTTTAACATATCATTCTCGATCACATACTAAAGATTAA